In Hyalangium gracile, the genomic window CGCAAGCCCGAGCTCGAGCGGGCGGAGCTGCCCGGCACCGGGACGGCGGGGCAGCTCAACGGCGGGCTGCTGTACTCCGCGCCGGTGGAGGTGGACGGAGCGGTGGTGGGCATGGTGGAGCTGGCCACGCCGCCGCAGCTGGCCGCCGCGCCCCAGCCTCAAGAACAGGGCGTGGAGCGCCCCGGGCTGGGGCCGGTGCTGCTGGCCTTCTTCCTGCCGCTGCTGGCGGTGCTGGGTGCGTCCTTCGCGCCGCTGCGTCGCCAGTGGCAGCTGGTGGCGGTGGCGGCGGTGGCCTTCGTGGCGGGGCTGGGCGGCTACGCCACGTACTCCATGCGCTTGCTCGAGGACGGCGTGCGCGGCTCCCAGGCCCGGGTGGGCGAGCACCTGCGCGGCGTGACGGAGAAGGCCCAGGCGCTCATCACCGCGCAGAACCTGGCGGCCGAGCCGGCGCTCCAGCCCGACACCTGGGACACGGACTTCTACCGCCGCTCGCTGGGGCTGCTCACCGCCCAGGCCACGGTGAACGAGGCCGTCGTCACCCAGCGCGCGACCACGCTGCAGGGCCAGGCCGCCCGCGCCTTCCTCGGCCTGGGCGCGCTGGGGCTGGGGCTGCTGCTCTTCATCGGTCTGGGGGGCCTGCACCGCCTGGCCGCCACGGTGGTGGAGCACCGCGAGGCGTACGCCTACATCTTCCCGGCCATGCTGGGGATGCTGGTGCTCGTCTTCTTCCCCTTCTTCTACGGCATCACCCTCTCCTTCACCGACGCCAACCTCTACAACACCAACCAGCCGCTCACGGACATCTGGATCGGCCTGCGCAACTACGTGGAGATCCTCGGCGACTTCAACATCGCCCAGCGGGGCGAGGGCGGCGTCTGGGTCTTCAACTACCTGAACTTCTACTGGACGCTCTTCTTCACGGTGGTGTGGACCATCACCAACGTGACGATCGGCGTGTCCGTGGGCCTGCTGCTGGCGCTCATCCTCAACACGCCCAACCTGGCGATGCGGCCCCTGTACCGGGTGCTCCTCATCCTGCCGTGGGCCATGCCCAACTACATCACCGCGCTCATCTGGAAGGGCATGTTCCACCAGCAGTTCGGCGTGGTGAACCACGTCATCCGCATGTTCGGCGGGCAGGGGCTGTCCTGGTTCGAGACGCCCTTCACCTCGTACCTCACGGCGCTGGCCACCAACGGCTGGCTCAGCTTCCCCTTCATGATGGTGGTGTCGCTGGGGGCGCTGCAGTCCATCCCCATGGAGCTGTACGAGGCGGCGCGCGTGGACGGGGCCAGCCGGTGGCAGCAGTTCACCGCCATCACCCTGCCCTCGCTCAAGCCCGCGCTGGTGCCGGCCATCATCCTGTCGGTGGTGTGGACCTTCAACATGTTCAACATCATCTTCCTGGTGACGGAGGGTGAGCCGGGCAACTCCACCGAAATCCTCGTCACCCAGGCCTACAAGTTCGCCTTCCAGCGCTACCGCTACGGCTACGCGGCGGCCTACTCCACCGTCATCTTCGGCATCCTGCTGCTCTACAGCATGGTGCAGAACCGACTCTCGCGCGCCACGGAGGCGACCTGATGGCCACGCGTCGCGAAGGCTTCCCCCACCTGCCGCTCCACGTGCTGCTGGTGGTCTTCACCCTCTTCACCATCTACCCCATCCTCTGGGTCGTCACGATCGCCTTCTCCGGGCGGCAGAACCTGGCCATCGCCACGCTGCCGGCGGACCCCACGTGGGTGGACCGGCTGCGCGCCATCACCCCGTGGCCGGAGGTGTGGTCCCTGTCCAACTTCACCTCGGTGATGACGGATCAGCCGTTCGCCCGGTGGATGCTCAACAGCGCCATCATCGCCGTGGGCACCACCGTGGTGGGCGTCTTCCTGGCCTGCACCGCCGCCTACGCCTTCAGCCGCTTCAAGTTCCCCGGCCAGCGCACCGGCATGATGGCCTTCCTGGTGTCCCAGATGTTCCCGGGCACGCTGATGCTCATCCCCCTGTTCATCATCCTCGTGCAGTGGCTGGGGCTCGGCTCCTCGCGCCTGGGCCTCATCATCGTCTACGCCACCACCTCCATCCCCTTCAGCGTGTGGATGCTCAAGGGCTACTTCGACACCATCCCCCGTGACTTGGAGGAGGCCGCGCTCATCGAGGGTGCCTCGGTAGGCAAGATTTTCTGGAGCATCATTCTTCCCCTGGCCAAGCCGGCCGTCGCAGTCACGGCGTTGTTTTCTTTCATGACTGCCTGGAATGAGTTCATTCTGGCGGCTACCTTCATGGACCAGGAAGTCATGTACACGGCGCCGGTCGGGCTGCGCTTCTTCGTCGGCGGCTTCTCCCAGCAGTGGGGCTACTTCGCCGCCGGCTCCATCATCGTGTCGGTGCCCGTAGTGTTCCTGTTCCTGTTCCTCCAGAAGTACCTCGTCTCCGGCCTCACGGCTGGAAGCGTGAAAGGTTGAAGTCGTTTCCCCAAGGAGAGCCGTCATGAAGACCCGCCTCGCAAGCCTCACCCTCGCCGCATCGCTGCTCAGCCTCCCCGCCTTCGCCGACGGCAAGGTCACCTTCAAGGACCCGACGGGGGACGACAACGGCCCGGGCACCTACAAGTACCCGACCGACACCGTCTACAAGAAGGGCTCGTTCGATCTGACCGAGCTGACGGTGGACAAGAAGGGCAACAAGGTCGACTTCACCGTGGGCCTGGGCGCCAACCTGGAGAACCCCTGGAACATGAAGATGGGGTTCTCCACGCAGATGGTCTTCATCTTCATCGACACGGACGGCAAGGAGGGCAGCGGCCACACCGACGCGCCTCCGGGCCTCAACGTGCAGTTCGCCCCGGCCTCCGCCTGGGAGAAGCTGATCATCCTCTCGCCGCAGGAGTCCGCGCGCGTTCGCAAGGAGGTCGAGCTCAAGGCCGGCGGCCTGAAGGGCGACATCCTCGTCCCCGATCGCGTCAAGGGCAGCGGCAAGAAGGTCAGCGGCAGCGTGGACGGCGCGGGCCTGGCGGGAGACCCCAGCCAGTGGGGCATCCAGGTGGTGGTGCAGTCCAACGAGGGCTTCCCCGCCGGCAATGACATGCTCACCCGCAAGGTGAACGAGTACGAGGGCCAGCACCGCTTCGGCGGCGGCAACGACGGCGACTGCGATCCGCACGCCATCGACATCCTGGCCGGCAGCGGCAAGGGTGACGCCTCCGAGACCAAGGCCCAGCACGAGATGCTGAAGTACGAGTGCGCCGAGGACGGCAGCTCCAAGAGCAAGGCCACCCTGACGATGGTGCGCCAGGGCAAGTGACGCTGTAGCTGAGATTCACAAGGACGTGGCCGGACCGCCGCGGGGGAAGTCTCCCCGCGGTGCAGTCGGTCTGGCCCTGAGGAGGGGTTCACATCATGTCGAAGAAGTTCTTGCGGAAGAGCGCCATGGTGCTCGCCGCGACCGCTACCCTGCTGCCCGCGGCGCCCGCCATCGCCCAGGACGCGCCGAGGCTCCAGATTGGCGGCACCACCTACACCAAGTGGCTCTGGGGCAACCTGCGTGACCAGGGCGCCATGTACAACTTCACCACCGTGCCCGGTGAAGGCTATGGCGACAACGGCCAGGGCACCGAGCTGGAGCTCTTGCTCAACGCCCGGCTCTCCAGCCAGGTGGAGGTGCGGGGCCGCATCCACAGCCGCTTCAGCCAGAACTTCTGGACGAACTTCGGCGGCTTCGGTGGCGACCCGTCCAAGCCCTGTCTCAACGGAGACTGCGGCGAGTTCGATCCGCGCTCCAACCAGTACATCAAGCTGCGCGGCATCGCCGTGGTCCTCACGCCGGGCTACCTGATCGACTCGGCCACCATCGGCGCCAATGACTTCGGCCAGTTCGATCCGTTCGTCATCGGCCGCATCCGCTACATCGACCGCGACAACGCCCACGGCATCCTCGTGCAGGGCTCGGGCTTCGAGCGGCGCATCACCTGGGACGCCACGCGCATCAGCCTGCCCCGGCTGTGGGCCGGCCCGTCCTTCAGCACGGGCCTGTTCCACGCGGCGGACGCGGCGTACGGCTTCCAGACGAAGTGGTCGCTGAGCGACGCGCTCGAGGTGGGCGGCATCTTCAGCTACGTGCACGACGCGGAGGTCGCCCCCGCGGACGTGGACGGCAACCTGGACGACGGGCGCGACACGACGCCCCGCTTCCGCAACGGCGTGGGTGGCGTGAAGGCGGCCTTGCGGCTGAGCGACACGGTGGACATCCGCGGCTCGCTCTACCACTCGTACTCCAACGCGGACCCGGTGCTGACGCCCAAGGAGTTCGGGCTGAACGGGTACTCGCCGGTGCTGGCGGGCCGGCACGAGGACAACACCTGGAAGGTGGACGTCACGCTGAGCGATCCGCTGGACATCGGCCTGTCGGTGAACCTGCAGGGCTTCAGCATCGGCGCGGACTACGTGGCCATCATGGCGGCGCGCCGCGAGTCGGACGTGCTGCTCACCGAGGGCCACGACGGCAGCTTCGCCTTCCCGGGCCCCTCCAACGCGTCCTACGGCGTGTTCGGCGGCAACCCCACGCGCATCGGCTACGGCGGCTGGACGAGCGAGGCGCAGCAGCTGGCCACCATCAACGTGGACAACGACTTCACGGACTTCGACGAGCCCATGGCGGAGACGGCCATCGGCTGGAAGGGCTTCACCGTGAACCCCATCTGGGGCAGCGGCAACCTGGATCTGTCCGGTGAGTACTCGTACATCACCTACAACACCAACTGGCAGGCGTACGACGACCCCAACACCTCGTACCTGAAGACGCCGTACCCGACGACGGAGCTGGACACCGGCGTGGGCCACAACTTCCGCACCGCCTTCCAGCCCTTCCAGGACAAGCAGACGCACATCGCGGTGGTGAAGGGCCGCTACGTGCTGGACATCGGCCGCGGCATCGACGTGTTCGGCAAGGCCAAGTTCATCCGCGAGCAGGACAAGCGCATCAACGACGCGCGCTTCCTGCCGTACCAGGCCGGCGCGTGCCCGGGTGACGGGCAGCCGTGCCAGGACCTGCGCAACGAGTACGCCCCGGGCCTGTCCACGGCGGACACCTTCGGCAACCCGAACGTCATCGAGTCCAACGGCCAGACGGGCTACCAGTGGAAGCCCTTCGACAGCCTGAGCGATGACGACCGGCTGCTGCGCTACTACGCCTTCACGGCGGGCACGGGCTACCAGGTGTCGGACGACCTGTACGCCTCGCTGAGCTACACGAAGTACCTGGCCAACCTGTTCGACGGCAACACGGCCTTCCAGGCGTACAACCTCCACGAGATGGCCTCGGGCTTCCACAACAAGAACTCCATCGTGCTCAAGGCCAAGTACATCCTGGCGGGCGTGGAGTTCGGCGCGGAGGCGCAGTACGCGTTCGGCACCTTCAAGCCGAACTTCGGCTCGGGCTTCGTGTCCACGGTGGCGGACGAGCAGACGGCCAAGGACCACAACGTGGCGGTGGGCTCCGAGGGCTTCTTCAACCGCTTCAACGGTTGGAACAGCCTGGAGCGCCGCGAGTTCGAGCACTACCGGGCCAAGGTCTTCATGAAGGCCCAGTTCTAGTCAGCCGCTCGCTTCTTGCTTGAGAAGGGCCCGGCACGCGGCGACGCTGCCGGGCCTTTCTTTTTGCCCCAGGAGTCCTCTCCATGCCGCTGCTCCGCCGCTCCACCCTGCTGCTCGCGCTGGGGGCCATGCTGGCCAGTGCGTGCCTCTCGCGGGGCACGCGCGGTGACCCGTCGCTCCTCACCCTGGCGGACCCCCGTGGGGACGACCATGGGGATGGAGACCTGCGCTACCCGCTGCGCGAGGACATGCCGCCGGGCTCCATGGATCTGCTCCTGCTCACGGCGTATCCGGAGGAGGGCGGTACCCGCTTCGAGGCGACCTTCGCCCGCCCCATCGTCCGGCCGCAGTCAGGGCGCACGGTGGACCTGAGCGGGGAGACGCAGGCGCAGCGGGCGCGGTTCGGCTTCTACACCTTCAACCTGGACCTGTACGTGGACACGGACCGGGCGCAGGGCTCGGGCCGCACGGACACGCTGCCGGGCCGGAACCTCACGCTGGCGCCCGACAGCGGCTGGGAGAAGGTAGTCGTGCTCACGCCCCGGCCGTTCGATGCGCGCGACGCGCTGCGAGGGTTCTGGCTGCAGGAGGCCCGCGAGGAGCGGCAGCGGCAGCAGGGCGCGCTGAGCGAGGCCGCGGCACGCGAGGTGGACACGGCGGTGGAGCGCGAGCTGGCCTCGCGGGTGTTCTTCCCCACCCGGGTGCGCGTCACGGGCGCCACGGTGGAGTTCTTCGTGCCGGAGGACTTCTTCGGAGGCGCGCCGCGGCCGGAGTGGGGCTACGCGCTCGCGGTGACGGCCGCCTCGATCGAGAACAAGGTGGACATGCCGGCGCTGTTCGGAAAGTCCGGGCCGCGAGGGCTGATGGTGCTGCCCATCGGGCCGGGCGACTCGAAGGAGCGGCTGGGCGGCGGACGGCTGGGAGACCCGAGCCAGTCCCCGGTGGTGGACCTGATCGTGCCCCCGGGCGTCACGCAGGAGCAGGTGCTCGGGCCGAATGCGCCGCCGTGGCCAGCGGTGGTTCCCGCGGGCCCGGCGACTCCGGCCGAGGCTCCCGAGGCCGCGCCCCCTGCTCCTCCCTCCGAGGGGTGAGGCGAACGGCCTACGGCTTCAGGCGCCAGATGCCCGTGGCCCTCGCGGGCAGGGTGGTCTGCCACCCGCTCGCGGTCGCGGAGAGCGTCCCGACATTGGTGTCGGCGAAGAGCACCTCGGGCGTGCCGCCGGGGATGGAGAACGGGCCCGCGGTCACGTTGTAGTCCGAGAGGTTGTGCACCACGAGCACCCGCTCATCCCCCAGCGTGCGCACGAAGGCGAGCGCGGCCGAGACACCCTTGGTGGAGGTGAAGAGCTTGAGCCCTCCCCGGCTCAGCGCCTCGGAGGCATGGCGGGCCCGGATCAGCGCCCGGTAGCGCGAGAGCAGCGAGTTCGCGGCGTCCGTCTGCGCGGCCACGTTGCGACCCGACGCGTGCCCCGGCGAGAAGTTGAACCACGGCGAGCCCGACGTGAAGCCGCCACCGCCGGAGCCGTCCCACGGCATGGGCGTGCGCTTGGCCTCGTCGTTGTTCGTGGTGCCGTTGGTCATGCCCAGCTCCTCCCCGTAATAGAGGAAGGGAGCTCCGGGCAGGGTGAGCAGCAGCGCCGCGGCGTTGGCCAGCTTGCCCGAGTGAGCGTTGAGCTGAGTGGCCACCCGCACCATGTCGTGGTTGGTGAGGAAGGGCGCGTCGCTGACGCCCGCCGGGTAGGCGCTGGCCATCTCCGTCAGCTTCGCGGCGATGCTCGTGGAGTTGCCCGCGTTGAGGCTCGCGAGGATCTGCTCGGAGAGCGGGAAGTTGAAGTTCAGCGGCAGCTCGTCCCCGCCCGGCACGTCCTTCGTCGAGCCATAGTAGGCGGCGATGACGGGCGTGGTGCTCCAGTCCTCGCCCACGATGACGGCGTCCGGCTTCTCCTGGCGCACGTGCGCGGCGAACTCCTTCCAGAAGGCGTGCGTCTCCGGGGTGTCGGCCTGTCCGCCGCCCGCGCCCGTCTCGATGAGGTAGCGCGCGGCATCCAGCCGGAAGCCATCCGCGCCGCGCGAGATCCACAGCGAGGCCAGGCGCTTCACCTCCGCGCGCAGCTCCGGGTTCTGCATGTTCAGGTCCGGCATCCCGCCCCAGAACACGCCGTAGTACCAGGCGCCGTTGCGCGAGTGCCAGGTGGGCTCGTTGGAGAACTGGCTCCACGGCTGCTTCCAGCCCGGATCCTGATCCCTCCACATGTACCAGTCGCGCTTGGGAGAGGTGCGCGAGGAGGCGGACTCCACGAACCACGGGTGGCCCGTGCCCGAGTGGTTGATGACGAAGTCGAGGATGACGCGCATCCCCCGCCGGTGGGCCTCGGCGCACAGCTGCTCGAAGTCCTCCAGGGTGCCGTAGTCCGGGTTGATGCGCTCGTAGTCCACCACGTCGTAGCCGTGGTAGCTGGGCGAGTCGAAGACGGGCATCAGCCACAGCGCGTCCACGCCCAGGTCCTGCGTCGTGCTCGGATCGCCGTCGTTGAGGTAGTCCAGGCGCGAGATGAGGCCCTTCAGGTCCCCGTTCCCGTCTCCATCCGAGTCCTGGAAGCTGCGGACGAACACCTCATAGAAGACGGCCTTGCGGTACCACTCGCTGCCCGCCGCCGGAGCAATCTCCACCACGGGGCTCTGGGTCTCCGGCGTCTTCCCGGGTGGCTGCGGCCCGGGGCCTCCTCCCGAGCCCGAGCCCGAGCCACAGGCCAGACCGGACGACAGGGCGAGGACGACCAGCGAGGAACGCAGACGCGACACGAGCATCAAGACCGGCCCACCACCTTCTTGAGGAAGCTCCAGAAGCGGCCCGCGCGATCACGCAGATCCGCGCCACGCCGCTCCTCCGCCGCGCGCGCGGCGTTCTGGTCCACCTTGAGCTGACTGGCCAGCTGATCCGGCGTGTACCGCGTGGCCAGCGTCGCGCGCACCGTCTTGCGCGTGGTGTACTCGCGCGCCTCCACGAACAGCACGCACTCCGCATCCAGCTTGATGGTCACCGCCACCCGCACCGAGCCCTTCGGGCCTGGCGGCAGCCCCTCCAGGCGCACCGTGCCCAGGTACTCGTTGGCGGAGATGTGGTTGTCCTCGCCCTGGAAGATGGACAGCTCCAGCACCTCTTCGTCGTCCCGGGCCGTGGACACCGCGAACGAGCGCTGCGCCGGCAGCGGCGTGTTGCGCTCGATGACACGCTGGAAGGCACCGCCCGGCATCGCCAGACCGATGGTCATCGGCAGCACGTCGATGAGCACCACGCTGCTCACCTTCTCCAGCGCCGTCGAGTACAGCGCCGCGCCCAGGGCCACCGCCTCGTCCGCGTTCACACTGGAGTGCGCCGACTTGCCGAACAGCGCCTTGATCTTCTCGCGCACCAGCGGCATGCGCGCCTGCCCGCCCACCAGGATGATGTCGTCGATGTCGCTGGGCTTCAGCCGCCCGTCCAGCAGCACGTCGCGCACCACGTCCAGCGTGCGCTCGACGATGCCCGCGCAGATGCGCTCCAGGTCCGCGCGCGTCATCGTGAAGCGCAAGTCCCTGGGGCGGCCCATGTCGTCCATGACGAGCATGGGGATGTGGATCTCGTAGTGGTTGCGCTCGGAGAGGGCGATCTTCGCCTTCTCGGCCGCGTCGCTCATGCGCGACAGTGCGACGCCATCTCCCTGGAAGGCCACGTTCTCCAGTTGCTGGAAGCGCTCGAGCAGGAAGTCGACGATGGCGTTGTCGAAGTCGATGCCTCCGAGGAAGACGTCGCCGCCGGTGGCCAGCACCTCGAAGACGTTCTTCTCGATGCGCAGCACCGTGGCGTCGAAGGTACCGCCGCCCAGGTCGTACACCAGCACGCGCTTGTTCAGCTCGCGGTTGAGGCCGTAGGCCAGCGCCGCGGAGGTGGGCTCGTTGAGGATGCGCTCCACCTTGAGGCCCGCCAGCGCGCCGGCCTTGCGCACCGCCTCGCGCTGGGGCTCGGAGTAGTAGGCGGGCACCGTCACCACCGC contains:
- a CDS encoding carbohydrate ABC transporter permease, whose translation is MNPPQTTPPGPRRPRVLVGLALALGLGLAVAYALLIRAREDADSGLEQRQDIISLNALSELARRAGGSGDGVRAVVAAVKEQLLPGRWVRVIAFSGIQLEASTFPEDQGDKAPPRRLSREEKPIYDRGQRLRAAVETNREEGNARKPELERAELPGTGTAGQLNGGLLYSAPVEVDGAVVGMVELATPPQLAAAPQPQEQGVERPGLGPVLLAFFLPLLAVLGASFAPLRRQWQLVAVAAVAFVAGLGGYATYSMRLLEDGVRGSQARVGEHLRGVTEKAQALITAQNLAAEPALQPDTWDTDFYRRSLGLLTAQATVNEAVVTQRATTLQGQAARAFLGLGALGLGLLLFIGLGGLHRLAATVVEHREAYAYIFPAMLGMLVLVFFPFFYGITLSFTDANLYNTNQPLTDIWIGLRNYVEILGDFNIAQRGEGGVWVFNYLNFYWTLFFTVVWTITNVTIGVSVGLLLALILNTPNLAMRPLYRVLLILPWAMPNYITALIWKGMFHQQFGVVNHVIRMFGGQGLSWFETPFTSYLTALATNGWLSFPFMMVVSLGALQSIPMELYEAARVDGASRWQQFTAITLPSLKPALVPAIILSVVWTFNMFNIIFLVTEGEPGNSTEILVTQAYKFAFQRYRYGYAAAYSTVIFGILLLYSMVQNRLSRATEAT
- a CDS encoding sugar ABC transporter permease; amino-acid sequence: MATRREGFPHLPLHVLLVVFTLFTIYPILWVVTIAFSGRQNLAIATLPADPTWVDRLRAITPWPEVWSLSNFTSVMTDQPFARWMLNSAIIAVGTTVVGVFLACTAAYAFSRFKFPGQRTGMMAFLVSQMFPGTLMLIPLFIILVQWLGLGSSRLGLIIVYATTSIPFSVWMLKGYFDTIPRDLEEAALIEGASVGKIFWSIILPLAKPAVAVTALFSFMTAWNEFILAATFMDQEVMYTAPVGLRFFVGGFSQQWGYFAAGSIIVSVPVVFLFLFLQKYLVSGLTAGSVKG
- a CDS encoding glucodextranase DOMON-like domain-containing protein; its protein translation is MKTRLASLTLAASLLSLPAFADGKVTFKDPTGDDNGPGTYKYPTDTVYKKGSFDLTELTVDKKGNKVDFTVGLGANLENPWNMKMGFSTQMVFIFIDTDGKEGSGHTDAPPGLNVQFAPASAWEKLIILSPQESARVRKEVELKAGGLKGDILVPDRVKGSGKKVSGSVDGAGLAGDPSQWGIQVVVQSNEGFPAGNDMLTRKVNEYEGQHRFGGGNDGDCDPHAIDILAGSGKGDASETKAQHEMLKYECAEDGSSKSKATLTMVRQGK
- a CDS encoding glucodextranase DOMON-like domain-containing protein, encoding MPLLRRSTLLLALGAMLASACLSRGTRGDPSLLTLADPRGDDHGDGDLRYPLREDMPPGSMDLLLLTAYPEEGGTRFEATFARPIVRPQSGRTVDLSGETQAQRARFGFYTFNLDLYVDTDRAQGSGRTDTLPGRNLTLAPDSGWEKVVVLTPRPFDARDALRGFWLQEAREERQRQQGALSEAAAREVDTAVERELASRVFFPTRVRVTGATVEFFVPEDFFGGAPRPEWGYALAVTAASIENKVDMPALFGKSGPRGLMVLPIGPGDSKERLGGGRLGDPSQSPVVDLIVPPGVTQEQVLGPNAPPWPAVVPAGPATPAEAPEAAPPAPPSEG
- a CDS encoding alpha-amylase family glycosyl hydrolase, producing the protein MLVSRLRSSLVVLALSSGLACGSGSGSGGGPGPQPPGKTPETQSPVVEIAPAAGSEWYRKAVFYEVFVRSFQDSDGDGNGDLKGLISRLDYLNDGDPSTTQDLGVDALWLMPVFDSPSYHGYDVVDYERINPDYGTLEDFEQLCAEAHRRGMRVILDFVINHSGTGHPWFVESASSRTSPKRDWYMWRDQDPGWKQPWSQFSNEPTWHSRNGAWYYGVFWGGMPDLNMQNPELRAEVKRLASLWISRGADGFRLDAARYLIETGAGGGQADTPETHAFWKEFAAHVRQEKPDAVIVGEDWSTTPVIAAYYGSTKDVPGGDELPLNFNFPLSEQILASLNAGNSTSIAAKLTEMASAYPAGVSDAPFLTNHDMVRVATQLNAHSGKLANAAALLLTLPGAPFLYYGEELGMTNGTTNNDEAKRTPMPWDGSGGGGFTSGSPWFNFSPGHASGRNVAAQTDAANSLLSRYRALIRARHASEALSRGGLKLFTSTKGVSAALAFVRTLGDERVLVVHNLSDYNVTAGPFSIPGGTPEVLFADTNVGTLSATASGWQTTLPARATGIWRLKP